One stretch of Cohnella algarum DNA includes these proteins:
- a CDS encoding VOC family protein → MANPSNSAGMTGKHVRNGTPNGYTAITPFVVVNDPAEAIAFYETVFGAKAKSVTEFGDDGNKIIVHADIDFGNGYLQLGAANPAYRLVPPPGDGNACYSLGIYVPDVDRALDLAVANGATVREPAANFVSGDRYCSILDPFGIRWSIMTRVEDISEEESYRRVAEWSKSQ, encoded by the coding sequence ATGGCCAATCCAAGCAACAGCGCGGGTATGACGGGAAAGCATGTCCGAAATGGGACCCCTAACGGGTACACCGCCATAACGCCGTTTGTCGTCGTGAACGATCCGGCAGAAGCGATCGCCTTTTACGAAACCGTTTTTGGGGCAAAGGCGAAAAGCGTGACGGAATTCGGCGACGACGGCAACAAAATTATCGTTCATGCGGACATCGATTTTGGCAACGGCTATTTGCAGCTCGGCGCCGCCAACCCGGCCTATCGGCTCGTTCCGCCGCCGGGGGACGGCAATGCGTGCTATTCGCTCGGCATTTACGTGCCCGACGTCGACCGAGCTTTAGACCTGGCCGTAGCCAACGGAGCGACCGTGAGAGAGCCGGCGGCGAACTTTGTTTCCGGAGACCGGTACTGCAGCATTCTGGACCCGTTCGGCATCCGCTGGTCGATCATGACCCGGGTCGAGGATATTTCGGAGGAAGAAAGCTATCGCAGGGTGGCCGAGTGGAGCAAGAGCCAGTAA
- a CDS encoding ArsR/SmtB family transcription factor — protein sequence MSVELVFNALGEPIRRQLLETLSIQGPKTATELARSYPITRQGILKHLHVLQQAGLVSVRQHGRGKRYELSPEPLGEISHWAEAIGGRWEDRLQRLKGMMENGKETER from the coding sequence TTGAGCGTCGAGCTTGTTTTTAACGCGTTGGGCGAGCCGATCCGGAGACAGCTGCTGGAGACCCTTTCCATCCAGGGGCCGAAGACGGCGACAGAGCTTGCCCGGTCGTACCCGATTACGCGGCAGGGAATTCTCAAGCACTTGCACGTTCTCCAGCAAGCGGGCCTGGTGAGCGTCCGCCAGCATGGCCGCGGCAAACGCTACGAGCTGTCTCCGGAGCCGCTCGGCGAGATTTCGCATTGGGCGGAGGCGATCGGCGGCAGATGGGAGGATCGCTTGCAGCGTTTGAAGGGCATGATGGAGAACGGGAAGGAGACAGAGCGGTAG
- a CDS encoding GyrI-like domain-containing protein, producing MANYALEEKEGFTVFGLGTELKSDYTDYAGINKEKSDFWQAVCQDGRLDKLKAMAANDYVFAVNEAVNNKMMFYAGVMIEASAPASEESSRNIQFPKGEYLVVKGEGKTDDELNQKLAGIAFGQVLPEAKNFAYVGGPNATVVKDRRDGFVYGEMWVPVVRKY from the coding sequence ATGGCGAATTACGCATTGGAAGAAAAAGAGGGCTTTACCGTTTTCGGTCTCGGAACCGAGCTGAAGAGCGATTACACGGACTATGCCGGCATAAACAAGGAAAAGTCGGACTTCTGGCAAGCCGTTTGCCAAGATGGAAGGCTTGACAAATTAAAAGCCATGGCCGCAAACGACTACGTTTTTGCCGTGAACGAAGCGGTAAATAACAAGATGATGTTTTATGCCGGCGTCATGATCGAGGCATCGGCCCCGGCATCGGAAGAATCCAGCAGGAATATCCAGTTTCCCAAGGGGGAATACCTGGTTGTGAAAGGGGAAGGGAAGACGGACGATGAATTGAATCAAAAGCTGGCCGGCATTGCCTTCGGCCAAGTCTTGCCGGAAGCCAAAAATTTTGCCTATGTCGGCGGGCCGAATGCAACGGTCGTGAAGGATCGGCGTGACGGGTTCGTTTATGGCGAAATGTGGGTTCCCGTCGTCAGGAAATATTAA
- a CDS encoding helix-turn-helix domain-containing protein: protein MKHGDGSSTRGILQAAAGQGKFALSRFSPGPPLEPFVEHYWTVSYDLGEGQRHTQTVLSFPNVHLAFESDDEGRRALLYGIPKRPFVRELRGAGRVLGVKFRAGGFFPFWRRDVSTLTGETVPASEAFGPRADEWLNAVLDAGDDAEMAKRTELLLSARLPEREPQAELADRIVRETMNDRTIVKVEQMSERTGLSIRQLQRLFRKYVGVTPKWVIKRFRLQEAAERLEREESAQWAELAAQLGYFDQAHFIKDFKSVIGQSPAAYRKDSCRENPGQ, encoded by the coding sequence ATGAAACATGGGGACGGCTCGTCGACGCGCGGCATTCTGCAAGCGGCCGCCGGACAAGGCAAGTTTGCGTTGTCCCGCTTCTCGCCGGGACCGCCGCTCGAACCGTTCGTCGAGCATTACTGGACCGTAAGCTATGATCTGGGCGAAGGGCAGCGCCACACCCAGACGGTGTTGTCGTTCCCGAACGTGCACCTGGCTTTCGAGTCGGACGACGAGGGACGCCGGGCGCTGCTGTACGGCATCCCGAAGCGGCCGTTCGTGCGCGAATTGCGCGGAGCGGGCCGGGTGCTCGGCGTCAAGTTTCGCGCGGGCGGGTTTTTCCCGTTTTGGCGGCGGGACGTCTCGACGTTAACCGGAGAGACGGTCCCGGCGTCCGAAGCGTTCGGTCCCCGCGCCGACGAGTGGCTGAACGCGGTGCTCGATGCCGGCGACGATGCGGAGATGGCGAAGCGGACGGAGCTCCTCCTGTCGGCGCGGCTACCGGAGCGCGAACCGCAGGCGGAGCTGGCGGATCGCATCGTGCGGGAAACGATGAACGACCGAACGATCGTCAAAGTCGAGCAAATGAGCGAGCGAACCGGGCTGTCGATCCGGCAGCTGCAGCGCCTGTTCCGCAAATATGTCGGCGTGACGCCGAAATGGGTGATCAAGCGGTTCCGGCTGCAGGAAGCGGCGGAGCGGCTAGAGCGGGAAGAATCGGCGCAGTGGGCGGAACTCGCGGCGCAGCTCGGCTATTTCGATCAGGCGCATTTTATTAAAGATTTCAAGTCGGTCATCGGCCAATCGCCGGCCGCCTACAGGAAAGATTCGTGCCGGGAAAATCCCGGACAATGA
- a CDS encoding SRPBCC family protein, which translates to MSQVTVMRTIWIDAPQERVWKAVTEAEQLSRWYAPGSPWEIPELCEGATLYFHHSPNETKDQARQTEEGYGMSLENLQAHIEGRSLPH; encoded by the coding sequence ATGAGTCAAGTCACGGTGATGCGCACGATCTGGATCGATGCGCCGCAGGAACGCGTCTGGAAGGCGGTGACGGAGGCGGAACAGCTCTCGCGCTGGTATGCGCCAGGATCGCCTTGGGAAATTCCGGAGCTTTGCGAAGGGGCGACCTTGTATTTTCATCATTCCCCCAACGAGACGAAAGATCAGGCCCGGCAGACGGAGGAAGGGTACGGCATGTCGCTGGAAAATCTGCAGGCGCACATCGAGGGAAGGAGCTTGCCGCATTGA
- a CDS encoding S1C family serine protease produces the protein MNEHTTNETNTERTIEPATENRYDSGQKLRSIQSAYEKELAKADRSAASEGGGGRRREARPGRTSARSILASFLVGALVVGGLSFLSDRLSLFTGDASGEAGMSASGGSAYSASSGITTASLNAEDDISSVFEQANPAVVEIENYGIPTDTYGAYLFGGRGGWMDGPQQQRQSAEPELMGTGTGFFFSEDGYILTNEHVIADASELKVTVPGYAEQLTAEVVSAYEELDIAVLKVESPDGQAFPTLAFGDSDQTKIGDWVIAIGNPYGLDHTMTVGVLSAKERPITIAEEDGTEHQYEHLLQTDASINPGNSGGPLLNEQGEVIGMNTAVNAEAQGIGFAISSATIQSALSEMLAGASVSRIHSQHSPLIVHN, from the coding sequence ATGAATGAACATACAACGAATGAAACGAACACGGAAAGAACGATCGAACCGGCGACGGAGAACCGCTATGACTCCGGGCAAAAGCTCAGGTCGATCCAGTCGGCCTACGAAAAAGAACTGGCGAAGGCCGATCGTTCGGCGGCTTCGGAGGGCGGGGGCGGCCGCCGGCGCGAAGCGCGTCCGGGACGGACGTCGGCTAGGTCGATTCTCGCGTCCTTTCTGGTCGGCGCTCTGGTCGTCGGAGGCCTCTCCTTCCTGTCGGACCGGCTGAGCCTGTTCACCGGCGACGCGTCCGGCGAGGCCGGGATGTCGGCATCGGGCGGCAGCGCCTATTCGGCTTCCTCCGGGATCACCACCGCTTCTCTAAACGCCGAAGATGATATTTCCTCGGTCTTCGAGCAGGCCAATCCGGCGGTGGTGGAAATCGAGAACTACGGAATCCCGACCGACACGTACGGAGCGTATCTGTTCGGCGGACGCGGCGGCTGGATGGACGGGCCGCAGCAGCAGCGGCAAAGCGCCGAACCCGAGCTGATGGGAACGGGAACCGGATTTTTCTTCAGCGAGGACGGGTACATTTTGACAAACGAGCACGTCATTGCCGACGCTTCGGAGTTGAAGGTGACCGTGCCCGGATACGCCGAGCAGCTGACAGCGGAGGTCGTGAGCGCGTACGAGGAGCTGGACATCGCGGTGCTGAAGGTCGAAAGCCCGGACGGCCAGGCGTTCCCGACGCTGGCGTTCGGGGATTCGGATCAAACGAAAATCGGGGATTGGGTCATCGCGATCGGCAATCCGTACGGCCTGGACCATACGATGACGGTCGGCGTGCTGAGCGCCAAGGAGCGTCCGATCACCATCGCGGAGGAAGACGGTACCGAGCATCAGTACGAGCATCTGCTGCAGACCGACGCGTCGATCAACCCCGGCAATTCCGGCGGACCGCTGCTGAACGAACAGGGCGAGGTCATCGGCATGAACACGGCGGTGAACGCCGAGGCCCAGGGCATCGGGTTCGCCATCTCGTCCGCGACCATTCAGAGCGCGCTAAGCGAGATGTTGGCCGGCGCTTCTGTAAGTCGTATACATTCGCAGCACTCTCCCTTGATCGTCCATAATTAG
- a CDS encoding DNA-3-methyladenine glycosylase I, which translates to MDSRIRCGWVNDSPLYIRYHDEEWGVPVHDDRKQFEFLTLESAQAGLSWYTVLRKREHYREAFAGFDPETVARYDERKLQELMLNDGLVRNRRKLEAAVRNAAAFLKIQEEFGSFDAYIWRFVDGRPIRNEWKVLKDVPASTPASDALSKDLKKRGFSFVGSTICYAHMQAAGLVQDHLTCCFRHEEIASLY; encoded by the coding sequence ATCGATTCGCGAATCCGCTGCGGCTGGGTAAACGACAGTCCGCTATACATTCGGTACCACGACGAGGAATGGGGCGTACCGGTTCATGACGACCGGAAGCAATTCGAGTTTCTGACGCTGGAAAGCGCGCAAGCCGGCTTGAGCTGGTATACCGTATTGCGCAAACGGGAGCATTACCGGGAAGCGTTCGCCGGGTTCGATCCCGAGACCGTCGCCCGGTACGACGAGCGAAAGCTTCAGGAACTGATGCTAAACGACGGGCTCGTCCGCAATCGCCGGAAGCTGGAGGCGGCCGTCCGCAACGCTGCGGCGTTCCTGAAGATACAGGAGGAATTCGGCAGCTTCGACGCCTATATTTGGCGCTTCGTCGACGGCCGGCCGATCCGCAACGAGTGGAAAGTGCTGAAGGACGTGCCGGCCTCGACACCGGCGTCCGACGCGCTCAGCAAAGATTTGAAAAAGCGGGGCTTCTCGTTCGTCGGCTCGACGATCTGTTACGCGCACATGCAGGCGGCGGGGCTGGTGCAGGACCATCTGACCTGCTGCTTCCGCCACGAGGAGATCGCATCCCTTTATTGA
- a CDS encoding ABC transporter permease, protein MLPGILVLTVVPMTVYSGTTLCTDIAKGVYDRFRTMPFWQPAAVFGSIAADGLRYAAALLVVLAAGLALGFRPDGGVAGAALAALYVLFFAYSASWVFALIGNAAKRPETVSGTSMMIVYPLLFASNVLVDTSTMPRWLRAAIELNPISAAVNLTRGLLYGTADAADVAAGIGVGLLLIAVFAPWTVYVYLKRQLR, encoded by the coding sequence TTGCTGCCCGGCATCCTCGTGCTGACGGTCGTGCCGATGACGGTGTACAGCGGCACGACGCTGTGCACGGATATCGCCAAAGGCGTCTACGACCGGTTCCGCACGATGCCGTTCTGGCAGCCCGCCGCCGTCTTCGGCTCGATTGCCGCCGACGGCTTGCGCTACGCCGCGGCGCTGCTCGTCGTTTTGGCCGCGGGACTTGCGCTCGGCTTCCGGCCGGACGGCGGCGTCGCCGGCGCCGCGCTGGCAGCGCTGTACGTCCTGTTTTTCGCTTACAGCGCCAGCTGGGTGTTCGCGCTCATCGGCAATGCGGCCAAGCGGCCGGAGACGGTGTCGGGCACGAGCATGATGATCGTCTATCCGCTGCTGTTCGCCAGCAACGTGCTCGTCGACACGTCGACGATGCCCCGGTGGCTGCGGGCGGCGATCGAGTTGAATCCGATCAGCGCCGCCGTCAACTTGACCAGGGGGCTGCTGTACGGCACGGCGGATGCCGCCGACGTTGCGGCGGGCATCGGCGTCGGCCTGCTGCTGATCGCCGTATTCGCGCCGTGGACGGTGTACGTTTACCTGAAAAGACAATTGCGGTAG
- a CDS encoding phage tail protein: MSRLVDFKNVSTAGLESSPVAEALAGLRANEARYFMNKYKHEFTVVPAGESRETLEYVNRILKEERGLEFAAKPLETSRFQVENIRWAFVFYEDGLAVNVMYTVDDPKKRAVGFKLSEGMEVPRELEEKKFKFARQKSKLAGTVRGSFFVIKGEW, translated from the coding sequence ATGTCCCGCCTCGTTGATTTTAAAAACGTGTCCACGGCCGGTTTGGAGTCTTCGCCGGTAGCGGAAGCGCTTGCCGGTTTGCGCGCCAACGAAGCCCGTTACTTTATGAACAAATACAAGCATGAGTTTACGGTCGTACCCGCCGGCGAAAGCCGGGAGACCCTTGAATATGTCAACCGGATTTTGAAAGAAGAGCGCGGTCTTGAGTTTGCGGCCAAACCTTTGGAAACGTCGCGGTTTCAGGTGGAAAATATAAGATGGGCCTTCGTCTTCTACGAGGACGGACTAGCGGTCAACGTCATGTATACGGTGGATGACCCGAAGAAGCGGGCCGTTGGATTTAAGCTTTCCGAGGGGATGGAGGTCCCCAGGGAATTGGAAGAGAAGAAGTTCAAGTTTGCCAGGCAGAAGTCTAAACTGGCCGGAACGGTTCGGGGCTCGTTTTTTGTAATCAAAGGAGAATGGTAA
- a CDS encoding spore coat protein, whose amino-acid sequence MNKLGAHEVMELHEVLNNAISGLNTLKLFRPHAKDQQLQAMLDRHTQAMTMEYNHMVEFATRQGASQAVPARRMNAGMGNVGTATNLASMNAGMGTASNMAPMNTPNPSFQPTYGLRNPETMAPAGTANEIDDADVALCVVGCHKHSASLKMKAALEMADPTLRRMMQHGANACADMAYEGFQYANQKGYYQVPTLQDTTTATYLQAYGSAPMDQMPQPGMPLL is encoded by the coding sequence ATGAACAAGCTTGGCGCACACGAAGTCATGGAGCTTCACGAAGTGCTGAACAATGCCATTAGCGGACTGAACACGTTGAAGCTGTTCCGCCCGCATGCCAAGGATCAGCAGCTGCAAGCGATGCTGGATCGGCACACGCAGGCGATGACGATGGAGTACAACCATATGGTCGAGTTCGCGACCCGTCAGGGGGCCTCCCAGGCCGTGCCCGCGCGCCGGATGAACGCCGGCATGGGCAACGTAGGCACCGCGACGAACTTGGCCTCCATGAACGCCGGCATGGGCACCGCATCGAACATGGCCCCGATGAACACCCCAAATCCGTCGTTCCAGCCGACGTACGGCCTGCGCAACCCGGAAACGATGGCTCCCGCGGGAACCGCAAACGAAATCGACGATGCGGACGTCGCGCTGTGCGTCGTAGGCTGCCACAAGCATTCCGCCTCCCTGAAAATGAAAGCCGCGCTCGAAATGGCCGATCCGACCCTTCGCCGGATGATGCAGCACGGGGCGAACGCTTGCGCGGACATGGCGTACGAAGGCTTCCAATACGCGAACCAGAAGGGCTACTACCAGGTGCCGACGCTTCAGGATACGACGACCGCCACCTATCTGCAAGCCTACGGCTCGGCTCCGATGGATCAAATGCCGCAGCCCGGGATGCCGCTGCTGTAA
- a CDS encoding DUF4386 domain-containing protein yields the protein MKKKARAAGALFLVSTGTFLIGSGMLDPILHRTDLLAGIYPDRTFVFAGVFLELINALAVAGIAMLLHPVLKKHNEAFALGYFGSRVLESALLIMSLIGPLVLLALSEQAVSAGTSGDSYLQTIGRSAVDAHFMLFEMAMIVLGAGSFLFCHILYRSRLVPRWLSVIGFIGYAGLLASSCLSIVGLDSGTVLFIPGAIFEIVLPVWLMVKGFHPRSEDRRRP from the coding sequence ATGAAAAAGAAGGCAAGAGCGGCAGGGGCGTTGTTTTTGGTGTCGACGGGGACATTCCTGATCGGAAGCGGAATGCTGGATCCTATTTTGCATCGGACGGATTTGCTCGCCGGCATATATCCCGACCGGACATTCGTGTTCGCGGGAGTGTTTCTGGAGCTGATCAATGCTTTGGCGGTCGCGGGGATTGCCATGCTTCTGCACCCTGTGCTGAAGAAGCATAATGAAGCGTTTGCGTTGGGGTACTTCGGTTCCCGGGTTTTGGAGTCTGCGCTGCTCATTATGAGTTTAATCGGTCCGCTTGTTCTTCTCGCGTTAAGCGAACAAGCCGTTTCCGCGGGAACTTCCGGCGATTCATACCTGCAAACGATAGGCCGTTCGGCAGTGGATGCTCACTTCATGCTGTTCGAAATGGCGATGATCGTGCTGGGCGCAGGCAGCTTTTTGTTTTGTCATATCCTCTATCGATCGAGGTTGGTTCCGCGATGGTTGTCCGTCATCGGCTTTATCGGGTATGCGGGATTGCTGGCGAGCAGTTGTCTGTCGATCGTCGGTCTGGATTCGGGAACCGTTCTCTTTATTCCGGGAGCGATATTCGAAATCGTTTTGCCGGTTTGGCTCATGGTCAAGGGATTTCATCCTCGCTCGGAGGACCGGCGGCGCCCGTAA
- a CDS encoding MATE family efflux transporter, giving the protein MNRASVALKRKADFWLNRYFTGNSLDYKQIFGITLPIFVDTSFIVLMGILNTAMISSSGVAAISAVSTVDSLNVFILSVFIAVATGGTVIVAQYKGSGNRDMVCRSAAQAILAVAAVALLVSVVVMLFHKQTLNLLFGSVEEDVLRLAAIYLIGSCISFPFLAVEQAAAGVLRGVGETKASLIISLIMNLSYFLLNLVFIKGFDMGVYGLAISLIAARAIGAAAAFVYLIKYNQTLDFAAKRLLKADFGLLKKILFIGLPFAAEQMFFNGGKLLTQTFIVQLGTLAVTANAIAGSISMLLQIGGNTLSVAIVTVVGMCVGSRDIQDARKFIRSFLGFSVLLFVLLAAVILPLFPLLMALYASPDEIADTIFLLVLLISVAQPFLWAPSFVLPAALRAAGDSKFTSAASLATMWLFRIGLGYLLGIPFGMGIAGIWLAMVAEWGVRGLIFAWRFKGDKWYRHKLV; this is encoded by the coding sequence TTGAACCGGGCAAGCGTTGCTCTGAAACGAAAAGCCGACTTCTGGCTGAACCGATATTTTACGGGAAATTCCCTGGACTACAAACAAATTTTCGGAATTACCCTGCCAATCTTCGTCGACACGTCGTTCATCGTCCTGATGGGCATCCTGAATACGGCGATGATCAGCTCCTCCGGGGTGGCCGCGATCAGCGCCGTCAGCACGGTGGATTCGCTCAACGTTTTTATCCTTAGCGTATTTATCGCCGTGGCGACCGGGGGAACCGTCATCGTCGCGCAGTACAAGGGCAGCGGAAATCGGGACATGGTCTGCCGTTCCGCCGCCCAGGCGATCTTGGCGGTCGCCGCCGTCGCCCTGCTCGTCAGCGTCGTCGTGATGCTCTTTCATAAGCAGACTTTAAATCTCTTATTCGGCAGCGTGGAGGAAGATGTGCTCCGGCTCGCGGCGATCTACTTGATCGGGAGCTGCATTTCGTTTCCGTTTCTGGCCGTGGAGCAGGCCGCGGCCGGGGTGCTGAGAGGCGTCGGCGAGACGAAGGCGAGCCTGATCATCTCGTTGATCATGAATCTCTCGTACTTCCTGCTGAATCTCGTCTTCATCAAAGGGTTCGACATGGGCGTCTACGGCCTCGCGATCTCCCTGATCGCGGCCCGGGCGATCGGCGCCGCCGCCGCGTTCGTCTATTTGATCAAATACAACCAGACGCTGGATTTCGCGGCAAAGCGGCTGCTCAAAGCGGATTTCGGCCTTTTGAAAAAGATTCTGTTCATCGGCCTCCCGTTCGCGGCCGAGCAGATGTTCTTCAACGGCGGCAAATTGCTGACGCAAACGTTCATCGTCCAGCTCGGCACGCTCGCCGTGACCGCCAACGCGATCGCCGGCTCGATCTCCATGCTCCTTCAGATCGGCGGCAACACGCTCAGCGTCGCGATCGTCACTGTCGTCGGAATGTGCGTCGGAAGCCGCGACATTCAGGACGCGCGAAAGTTTATCCGGTCGTTTCTCGGCTTTTCGGTCCTGCTGTTCGTGCTGCTTGCCGCCGTCATTTTGCCGTTATTTCCGCTGCTGATGGCCTTGTACGCTTCGCCGGACGAAATTGCGGATACGATCTTCCTACTCGTGCTGCTGATCTCCGTCGCCCAGCCCTTCCTGTGGGCGCCGAGCTTCGTGCTGCCCGCAGCCTTGCGCGCGGCCGGAGACTCGAAATTCACGTCCGCGGCTTCCCTGGCCACGATGTGGCTGTTCCGGATCGGATTGGGCTACCTGTTGGGGATTCCGTTCGGCATGGGGATTGCCGGCATTTGGCTGGCGATGGTGGCGGAGTGGGGCGTTCGCGGCCTGATCTTCGCCTGGCGCTTCAAGGGCGACAAGTGGTACCGGCATAAGCTGGTGTAA
- a CDS encoding DNA alkylation repair protein, with the protein MDMETVMQELEALGKERLRKIYLCNGAREPLFGVATGAMKPIVKKIKINQALAEQLYATGNYDAMYFAGIIADPKAMTEADFERWIDEAYFYMISDYVVAVTLAETDIAQEVADKWIASGEELKMSAGWSCYCWLLGSRPDAEFSESKLAGMLERAKATIHEAPERTKYAMNNFIYTAAISFKPLHDKAVETAKAVGPVEVKKDKKKSGFLNAAENIQKAVDRGQLGFKRKYVRC; encoded by the coding sequence ATGGATATGGAAACGGTCATGCAGGAGCTGGAGGCTCTCGGCAAGGAAAGACTGAGGAAAATTTACTTATGCAATGGCGCGCGCGAACCGCTTTTCGGCGTGGCGACGGGCGCAATGAAGCCGATTGTCAAAAAAATAAAAATCAATCAGGCGTTGGCCGAGCAGCTTTACGCTACGGGGAACTATGACGCCATGTACTTTGCCGGAATTATCGCGGATCCGAAGGCGATGACCGAAGCGGATTTCGAGCGCTGGATCGATGAGGCTTATTTTTACATGATCTCCGACTACGTGGTGGCGGTCACGTTGGCCGAGACGGATATCGCGCAAGAAGTGGCGGACAAATGGATCGCCAGCGGCGAAGAACTGAAAATGTCGGCAGGCTGGAGCTGCTACTGCTGGCTTTTGGGGAGCCGCCCGGACGCCGAGTTTTCCGAAAGCAAGCTTGCCGGCATGCTTGAACGGGCGAAAGCTACGATTCACGAGGCCCCCGAGCGAACGAAATACGCGATGAATAACTTCATCTACACGGCAGCAATATCCTTTAAGCCGCTTCACGATAAGGCGGTGGAGACCGCGAAGGCGGTAGGCCCGGTAGAAGTCAAAAAGGACAAGAAAAAGAGCGGTTTCCTGAACGCTGCCGAAAATATCCAAAAGGCGGTCGATAGAGGCCAGCTCGGTTTCAAGCGGAAATACGTCAGATGTTAA